In Alteromonas sp. RKMC-009, the genomic stretch ATGTGATTGATGGTGTGGAAGTGACCTGTATCGATAACGGCATGCCTGTTGTGCTGTTAAATGCCGCTGACTTTGGCTTAACAGGCGATGAGTCGCCTGCGGAAATTGAAAAAAATACCGGCGTTAAAGAACGCATTGAAAGCATCAGGTTAAAAGCGGGCCGGCAAATGAACCTTGGTGATGTAAGCGATAAAACTGTCCCTAAAATGTCGCTTATATCGGCCCCTGTCCGGGGTGGTTTGCTGAATACCCGTACCTTTATTCCACACCGTGTGCATGATGCCATAGGTGTACTGGGTTCGGTGAGTGTTGCTACAGCCTGCGTGGTGGACGGTTCCATCGCCTACGGCTACCTTAAAGGTTGTAGCGACTACTCCCGTCTTGAAATAGAACATCCGACCGGCAGTTTCACTGTGGCAATGGATGTGGAAGGCAGCGGTTCGCTGTCGACTTTAAAAATTAACCGTTCTGCGCTGTTGCGCACAGCCCGTTTGCTCATGCGGGGAGAAGTGCTGGTCGCAGACTCAGCTTTCTCTGCGCCCGGGAAACAATAAGTTACAGGATTGATTATGATTATTGATTGTCACGGCCATTACACAACGGCACCGGAACCACTTCAATTATTCCGTGATGCGCAACTGGCGGCGTTTAAGGCGGGTAAAGCGTTACCTGAAGTTCCTCATATTAGTGATGAGCAAATTCAGGAAAGTATTGAGAAAAACCAGCTTCGTTTGCTGATTGAGCGCGGTTCAGATATGACCATTTTTTCTCCCCGCGCGTCTGCCATGGCACACCACCTGGGGGACGAAGCCGTTTCTAAACAGTGGACCAGCGCATGTAATGATTTGATCAAGCGTGTGGTGGATTTATATCCGAAGCAATTTATCGGTGTTTGCCAGCTGCCACAATCACCGGGTGTGCCGATTAAAAATTCGGTGGATGAACTGGAACGTTGCGTGAACGAACTGGGTTTTGTTGGTTGTAACCTGAACCCGGATCCTTCCGGTGGTCACTGGACATCAAAGCCGCTGACAGATGAAAGCTGGTATCCCTTCTACGAAAAAATGGTAGAACTGGATGTACCGGCAATGATTCACGTGTCCGGCTCCTGTAATGCCAACTTCCATGCTACCGGCGCTCACTATATGAACGCAGATACCACGGCATTCATGCAGTTCCTGCAGGGAAATCTGTTTAAAGAGTTTCCGGATCTGCGTTTTATCATTCCTCATGGTGGCGGCGCAGTGCCTTATCACTGGGGACGTTACCGTGGTCTTGCCGATATGCTGGAGCAGCCCCCGTTACGTGAGCATGTGATGAAAAATGTGTATTTTGACACGTGTGTGTATCACCAGCCGGGTATCGATTTACTGTTTGATGTTATCGATCTGGACAACATTCTGTTTGGTTCAGAAATGATTGGTGCTGTGCGCGGCATCGACCCGGAAACCGGTTACTACTTCGATGACACGAAACGTTATGTCGATGCGCTGGATTTAACTGAGGAACAACGAACGCAGGTTTACTCAGGGAATGCCCGCCGTGTTTATCCCCGTCTGGATGCAAAACTGAAATCCATGGGGCTGTAATTCAGATAAAAAAATACCGCCGGGATGAGCTCCGGCGGTCTAAGGGTCCTGCCTTTTGGCTGGAGGAGTAGTACCAGGTTGAAAATTAACAGGCTCAATTCTCAAAAGGTGAAACCATCTTAATGCAAATGAGAATGTTTATCAATAAGATTTAGCCGAAAAGTCCGGGTAAATCGCAACTGTCTCTTTTCCCCAAATCTCCGGTACTGGTTTCCAGCCATTGCTCAGCGGTTTTTATGCCTTCCTCCTTCAGTTCCAGAAGGAACGCCCGTGAATTGTCGTACTTACTCATCTGGTCAAGGGCAGACATTAATTCACTGTTTTCTATGATGTGGGTACGGGTGGCCCGTATACGTTTCTCAAAATCTCCGGAAACCCAGCCCCACCGTTGAGACGAGGTTTTAATGTCCAGTATTGAGCGCATCTCCCGCAAGAAAGCACAGTGAAATGTGAGTTCACTGATGCGGTCACTGATTTCTTCCGTACGGACAGGCAGTGCTCCCCGTTGTAACGGTTGCAGCAGTACAATCAGAACATCCTGAGCGTCACAACTGTGGATCAACGGAAAGATAGCCGGATTGGCCGCGTAGCCACCGTCCCAGTAGTGCTTATTATTTATCGTCACCGCTTTGTATACGTTGGGCAAACAGGCGGAAGCCAGAACGTGACTGACGGTCAGTTCCTGTTCATTAAAGAGTTCCAGTTTTCCCGTCGTCACTTCAGTTGCGGCAATGAATAAGCGAAAAGGGGAGTGGTGCTGCAGTGCTTTGAAATCAGTAATTTCATCGAGCACATCCCGCAGCGGGTTGATGTCCATCGTATTGATGTCGTAGGGGGAAAAATGTTGAAACATGCTCATCCACCATTTGTTCAGTGATTGTTCCAATATTTTCGGCATGGGCATCTGTATACCTTTGTCAGCGATGGCTTCCCAGAATGCATCCAGTTGCGTCGCTGCACCCCGGCGACCGTCTTTACGCCAGCCTTCAGCCAGCATTACAGCATTCATTGCGCCGGCACTGGTGCCGCTGATGCCGTCAAACTCCAGCCACTCTTCTTCCAGCAGCCTGATTAACACTCCCCAGGTGAAAGCACCGTGGGCCCCGCCACCCTGTAAAGCGAGATTTATCTTCAGTGGTTTCATCGCCTGTTCCTTAAGTTATGCTGCTATGCAGCATTTTCAGGATAGCATACGGTTCTGCCCGGGGTTTAGTGCAAAATTGAATAAAAAATAAACATCTCAGGTGGGGAGGGGGAAACGGACAGCCTTATCCGGCTATCCGGTAAACAGGTATTATCAGCTTCTGGCTGACCAGGGACCAGTTATTGCAACGGTTCTGGCTGGTGAATATAAATTAACAAACAGGGTACTGCCGTCCGGTGAGAAGCATGCGCCGGCAAGTTCAGTTTGATCATGTAAGCGGGCAAAAGGATACACGCTGCCATCAGGGGTTACACCCCGCAGATGGTTGTCAACGACCTCTGTGTACTGATCTTCACAAACAATTAAGTCACCAAAAGGTGCAACAGTAAGATTGTCGCCAAAGTTAAACAGAGATTTATCTGTACTTTCCAGGAACAATTGCAGCCGGCCCGGCTTAGCTGCTTCGTGTTCTGTGCCTTCAGACGCAGAAGGCTGATAGCGCATAATTTGTCCCAGTTGCTTCTTGCCGCCATTGGTACAGCAAAAATAGAGTTCACCGTCTCCCCAGTGAATCCCCTCACCACGGGCAAACAGGGCTGCGCCGTCTGCATATCCCCGTTTACGGAGATCATCTTCCGGACTCTCCGGGTCTGTCAAATCTATCCAGCTGGCGTCGAGCCATTGTTGCAGCGGCATTGCCGGGTTAACCCAGTTGCGGCTGTCGTAACCCGGACTGGCTTTTATTGCCAGTGCCTGAAGTCTGCCACCTTTGATAAGATCGCCGGGCACATCGGGAATAAAGCGGTAGAACAGGCTGTCTCCCCGGTCTTCCGTCATGTAAACAATACCGGTGCGGGGATCTACCGCTGCAGCTTCATGGTTAAACCGGCCCATGGCTTTAAGCGGCTGAGGTGAGACAAGGGTTTGTGCTGTTGAGGGGACTTCAAAAACCCAGCCGTGGTCTTTACTGTTATAAGCCGACGGCTTATCAATACTCTCTTCGCAAGTGAGCCAGCTGCCCCAGGGAGTAATGCCACCGGAACAGTTCCGGATTGTGCCGCATAAACTCACATGCTGGCTTTCTGTTTCACCGGTGATTAAGTTATACACCATGGTAGTCGTGCCACCGGGCAGTGCATTCCCGTCGGGGGCGGTGTCGTAGGCGTTTGCAGTTTTGTGCGAGGCAACCGATGCAGGCTGTAAGATCCGGTCTTTCGGGGTAAGTTCATGGTTTCTCACCAGAGCCACACGTTGTTCATCCAGTTTGAAACAGCCCATTCCGTCAGCTTTATCCGGCACATTCAGGCCGTCAGACATGGCCTGGCCCAGCGCCGAAATGACTTTATAAGTAAAGCCTTCCGGTAAATCCAGCAGGGAAGCCGGATCCGGTTTCAGCGGGCCAAACCCGGTCGCAGCACGCAGTCCGCCTGCGGCATGCTGAGTAGCTGCATTTGCGAGCCCGCCGAATGCGCTGCTGCCTGCAGACAGAGCCGCCAGGCCAAAGGTGAATTGTCGTCTTGTTATCATTATTGTGTTCTCATAAAAAAAGGTATTGTTACAATATAACAATACCTTAATTCTTCATGCCAGTCTGTTACGTTAAGATGAAACCGTAACAAGATTAACCGTCAGATCAGCGTCGTGGTGATGCATGCGCTGCACCACGGAATATAGCATTCAATAGCATGACGTTCAGACCATCCATATATGCGCGGCTTGAAGGGTCCTGGGTAAAACCTATCACCATGCCTTCGCCGGACGGTTGCACCATCAGAAATGGCTTATAAGCCAGCTGTTCACGGTTCTCGTCCCATAAGTATCCTGATGCGAGCAGCTCATCAGCACCTTTGTACCAGGCAACATTTTTTCCGGCATCCAGTTTCATGGGGGCAAAAATAGTATTGCCTGTTACCAGCGAAACCACTTCAGGTTTAACCCCTGCGGTAAGCCAGTGCTCCTGGTCCACTTCAACCTTCGCAAGGATTCCGGCGACGTAATCAGGTGAACGCTGGTCGTTTTCAATGCGACGTATAAGTTGCGATTTATCAGTAATATGTGAACCGGCAACATGACCACGATGATCTGCCTGTTCATCTGCTTCCACCGTTTTATCGTTAAAGCTGTATTCCAGGTCTGCATCCAGCAAGCCGTTATCCGGTGAGGCTGCAAAAGCGGTTGCCTGTGCAAAAGTGATTAACACACCTCCCTGTTTTACCCAGCTCTTGAGGTTTTCAGCGCCGCGCTGGCCTAAGGCTCCGTCGTACCAGCCTGCGGGCAAAATGATCACCTGATAGTGGTTGAGGTTTCTGCTTGCCAGCATATCTGTCCGGATTGCGGTGACCGGATAGTTAAACTGCCTCTCAATAACAAAGCGGGTGCTGCCGGCGCTCAGTGAGCTGGTGGGAGAATCCCAGGCCATAGCAATATTGGGTGCTGACATCACCGGTGTACTGCGGCTGCCGAAGCTGGGACCGTCAGTTACCCAGCTGCTGTCAGTGCCTGTTACCAGCGCGCCGGTTTGTGCTGCAAGCGCGGCAATCTTTTCACTGGTGCCTTCGCCATTGGCTTTCACTTCAATAATTAATGTGCCGGCCGGAAACCGGCGCTTATCGTCGAGAGTGAAGGCTTCGTCAGCACTTTTCAAATGGATCCCCTGTTGCAGCGCGGCTGTCAGAAAACGGCCGGCTGCGGCATCACCCCAGGGCACCAGCCAGGCCACACTGGCGTCCGGTTTATCCACATTGCCTTTCAGGGGCATATCAGGTGTCACGTAGCTGCCTTTTACAGATAAACCATCATCACAACTATCGGTTTTGACATTGAATAACAATGGCAGAGACCAGGCTGTTACATCATAAATTTCATCGTCCAGCTTGCGGGCCCGGCGCCGTTCCTGCTCTTTGATGAATGATTCCGCCATATCGACCTGGCGGGTAAAGGTAGTTTTCACAAACCGGCCACGGGGCTGGGCAGTATCAATGATATAGGCACCTTTGTTATACCGTGTGCCGCATGCTTTAAATGATTCGCCTGCCTGTTTTACTTCGACACCGTGGGTCGCCATTAATGTAGCCAGACGGTGGCTGCCGGCACGATCGGTGGTTGCCGGAATAATAAAGGTACGCTCGTCATCTTTTTTACCGGCTTCTATAGCATTAACCTGATACTGATAAAAATCGTTAAGGATTTTCTCACGGTTATCCGCGGCTGCCTCGAGGGTAGAAAGGGAAGCAACAAAGTGCTTTTGCACAGGATCCCGATAGTGATTCACTTTGCCGTCTTTATTTCTGAATGTCATTCCACGGGTAGAAGCCACTTCATAGGTGGCAGCAGACGCCCCGTAAAAAGTAGGCCAGCTGTCACCATAGCCCGGATAAAATGCGTCATAGACTTCGCGGGTAAAATAGTCAAAACCCATGCGGTCAAAATGTTTACCGTTGTTTCTGCCTATTAAATCGTTATTGTCGAGCTGTGCCTGCTGCATATGCGGGTTGATCGGGCTCGCTGCCGGCACGAAAAAGTAGGTGGAGTCACTGCCCATTTCGTGTAAATCAATGACTACCGTTGGCTTGAAGTGGTTCAGGGCATTCACCCGGCCCAGCGTTTCAGGCTGGGTAATGGCAAGCCAGTCGCGGTTCATGTCAAACAGATAGTGGTTACTTCTGCCCCTGGGCCATGGCTCATTCTGATCGACGCTCAGGCGATCATCGCTGTCCTGTAAGCCGGTGGAGGAATAGTAATTGTGCGTAAACCGGGTGCGGCCATCGGGGTTCTGCAACGGGTCGATAAAGACCAGTGTGTTTTTTAGCACCTTCGCCGTTAACGGGTCATTCTGTGCTGCCAGCAAGTGATAAGCCGTCATCATTGCGGCATCGGTACTGCTGATTTCGTTACCGTGAACACCGTGCTGAAGCCATACCGACGAGGGCAGGGAAGCAATGAGCTTATTAGCTTCATCACGGGAAGTTTTTCGCGGGTCGGCCAGGCGGTTCATATTTGCTGCGAACTGCTCCAGGTCTTTAATATGCTCAGGCGAACCGATAGCGACATAAATAAGCGCACGGCCCTCCCAGCTTTCTGCGTATTCAACCAGATGGACCCGCTCCGGAGCAGCTTCCGCCAGTGCTTTGAAATAGGTCAGCATATCACTGTGGGTCGTGATGCGTTCGCCGGTGTTATACCCGAGCACCGATTTTACCGTGGGGATGGACGGGCTGTACTGTGCGCCCGGCCACATTTCAAAACTGTCTGTTTGCTGGGGCGTGCTTGCAATAGCTTTTCCTGCACTGAAGCACAAAGAGGCTGTGAGTGCAGAAATGGTGAATAAGTGTCTGAGTGTCATGATTTTCCCGGTCAGATATTTTTATTATGCAAAGTGAATCATAGCAATTAAAAGCACCCCGCAACATTTCCCTTATCAGTGGTTTTCAGGGCTTTATCGAATCGTTTTGCTGTAATTCGTCTTAAAAATAAGCATTTACATTTGTTTTACTTGAAGGTAACCGGTCGTACCAGTAGGATGCGGCCCTTTTTCAATAATCATAGAGTTTTTATGAAGCATCCTTTATTCGTCCGTACAGCGCTTGCGCTTTCTGTAGCCGGACTGTTCTCTTCTTCTGCTTTCTCTGCAGGTTTTCAGGTCAATGAACACAGTGCGAACGGACTGGGTCGCGCTATGGCGGGTCAGGCTGCAAAGCCGGAAAACGCTTCTGTGCTGGCAACTAACCCGGCTGCTATCACCGCGTTTGATAAAGCACAATTCAGCGCCCAGGTCAGCTATCTTGACCCCGAAGTGGATATCCGTGGTGACATGACCACCTCAGTAGGCGGCGCAACCATTACCAGCGATGCCAGTGCTGAAGACATTGCTGAATCAGCCGTCATTCCTTCCATTTTTTACGCTGCGCCGGTTAACGATAAGTTCTCCTGGGGCATTGGTTTGTTTACCAGCTACGGCCTGTCGACGGATTACAGTGATGATTACAATGCGCTGCATTATGCAGATGAAGCTGAGATCATCTCTTTTACGGTAAATCCGGCTGTCGCCTGGAAAGCAACGGACACATTAAGTCTGGGGCTTGGCCTGAATGTTACTTATGCCGATGCTAAAATCAGTACCTCTATTCCTCAGGTCTTTGGTCAGGTGATGGGCAATCCGGCACTGGGCAACCTGACTATTGTCGAAATGGCCGGTGATGATATCGGCTATGGCTGGAACGCCGGTGTATTCTGGCAACCGGCTGACGGTACTAATGTGGCGCTAAGTTACCGGGCAGAAACACAGCTGGAACTGGCCGGTGAAATTAAGTCAGATCTGGGTGTGCTGATCCCTGAAGTTGCTGAGCTGTATAATCAGGGCGGTAGTCTGGATTTGAATTTCGCTGCAGTCACTGAGCTGGCCATCGATCAAGAAATTGATGAGCAATGGTCTGTGCAGGCAAGTGTAAATTACACAGACTGGAGCACCTTTGACAAGCTGGAAGCGAATCTGGACAGTGGCTATGATTTGCTGCTCAAAGAAGAAGATTTTGAAGATACCTGGCGCTGGAGTGCAGGTGTTACTTATCAGTATGATGAGAAGCTGACGCTGCGTGCCGGTTATGCTTATGATGAAGGTGCTGTGAGTTTTGCACACCGTTCACTGAGCATTCCTGACACAGATCGTCACTGGGTAAGTGCCGGAGCAACCTGGGCGTTGACTGACGACACCAGTGTGGATATGGCCTATGTGTATATCAAAGGACGTGAAGCGGCGGTATCTCAGCAACGTGCAATCGGCTCTATTGTCAGCGATCTTACCGCTACAGAGCATGCGAAAGCGCAAATTCTGAGCGTGCAGATTAATACCGCATTTTAACAGGCCGGGGCATCAGCCCCGGTGGCATATTCAGACACTAAAAGCACAGCAGCAACAGCAGCTGTGCTTTTTTATTGTCAGAACCAAATCCGCGCGCCGGCAATAAAGCCGAATTCGGACGTGTCTTCACCGCTTGCAGCGGTAGTGTTCGCAGTTTGTCCTAACTGCTTTTGCCAGTAAATACCAAAGTATGGTGCAAATTCCCGTACCACTTCCTGACGGTAACGTAAGCCGAACCGCACGGATTCAACACCGGCCTCTCTGCCAAAGCGCTCTGAATCTGTCAGGTTAGTATTCACCGTGAACCTGGGTTGAAGATAACTGGTTTGTGTCAGCAAAAAGTCATATTCAAACTCGTTAAGCCACTGAACGTCGCCGTCTTCATTGATAAGCAAACTGGAGTCAGTTTCAAAGTAGTAAGGCGCCAGGCCTGTCAGACTGAATACTGCATAGTGCTCGGCGTTCTCCCCGGACGACATTTCACCTTTCAGACCAAGCCCGGCCTGCAGTGACCAGAAGGATGAAATCATGTAGCTGTAGCTGATATCTGTTCTTTCAAGGTCAGTGGGATGACCATCGTTTTGCTGATTTTCGCCCTCAGTCCTTAACACAACGCGGTGATAATCGCCGCCGTACCAGGCGGTGGCATCCCAGGTAAACACATTTTCTTTATCTGTATTACGGGATAATTCCAGCCTGTCGAGCATGACTTGCCAGGCTGACATTTCCATCATCGGCGACGGCCAGTCTGATTTATCCTCTGCCTGTGTGCAGGTTGAGAATGTAATACTGCTGAGCACAGCAACGGCTAAAAGATTGAATTTAACCATGATGATGCCCTCCGTGCTGAACACTGACTACCCTGAACATGCCGGCTTCCATGTGATAGAGCAGATGGCAGTGGAATGCCCAGTCACCCATCGCATCCGCGGTGATAAGTAATGACACTTTTTCTGAGGGTTTTAAGCTGATGGTATGTTTTCGTGGACGGGGATACTGACCATTTTCCAGTTCCATCCACATACCATGTAAATGGATAGGGTGGTCCATCATGGTATCGTTTACCAGCACCAGTCTTAACCTTTCTCCGTGGCGGAACACCACCGGTCCGTCAACCTCGCTGAACTTTTTGCCGTCAAATGACCACATGTAACGCTGCATGTTTCCGGTAAGGTGAAGTTCGAGGTTGCGGGACGGTTCACGTTCGTCCCCCCAGGTTTGTGCTCCGGTGAGATCTTTATAAACGAGTACCCGGCGACCGTCATTACCCAGGCCAATACCGGGTTCGTCCAGTCTTGAACGGGGATTCGCTGCAATCATCGCTGCCCCCGGACCGTGTCCGTCCGCGTCGTGATGAATGGCAATATCATCGACGGCAGGTCTGCCGCTGCCCTGCATTTCATGACCACCGTGATTCATTGCACTGTGATCCATATTTCCATGGCTCATTTGGCTATGATCCATACTACTATGGTCTCCGGGCGTCGTTGCGCCGGAGGCGCTTGTTGCCGCAGGGGGATGGTTCATAGCAGCATGATTCATTCCACTGTGGCCCATGCTGCCATGGCCAGTATCGTCGTGGCTCATACTACTGTGATCCATGTCACCATGATCCATGCTCATGGCATCCATACCGCGTTCAGTAATCGTCCGGCGGGGAGGGACGGCGGCGCTCATTCCGGGCCGTGGCGCGAGCGTGCCGCGAACAAAACCGCTGCGATCATAACTTTCGGCAAAGAGGGTATAAGCTTTGTTCTCTTTGGGCTGCACAATGACATCGTAACTTTCTGCAATGGCAATACGGATTTCATCAACGGTGACAGGTTTTACCGGCTGACCGTCTGCCGCGACAACCGTCATTTCCAGCCCCGGAATACGGAAATCGAAATAAGTCATGGCGGAACCGTTCACCAGCCGAAGCCTGACTTTTTCTCCCGGATTAAACAGAGCTTCCCAGTTCATCACCGCATCCCGGCCGTTCATCAGATAGGTATAGGCGCTGGCTGACACATCAGCAATATCCCTGGGATCCATCCGCATGCTGTTCCACATACTGCGAACATGCCATGTATCGGCCAGGCCTTGTTCTTCCACGTCTTTTAAGGTGTCGAAGATGGTCCGTTTCTGGTAGTTGTAATAACCTTCAGATACTTTAAGTTTGCGGAATATGTCGTGAGGATCTTCAAAGGTCCAGTCTGACAGCAGGATCATATGTTCCCTGTCGGCACCAATATCGCCGTCAGCGGGATGAATAACCAGCGGGCCAAGATGCCCAATCTGTTCCTGTAAGCCCGAGTGGCTGTGGTACCAGTAGGTACCGCTTTGTTGCAAATCAAATTCGTATCTGAAGGTTTCGCCCGGCTTTATGCCGGCAAAGGACAGGCCCGGCACACCGTCCATGTTGGCGGGTAAAATGATGCCGTGCCAGTGGATTGACGTGTCTTCGCTGAGGGCATTGCTGACGTTAATTACTGCCCGTTCACCTTCGCGAAAACGTAATAGTGGCCCCGGCATCTGACCGTTAATGGTAATGGTGTTATTTTTCTTATTGCCAAAAGAAAATGTTTGCTGGCTGATCTTCAGATTAACTTCATTATTATTGGTCTGAAATTCAGTGTTCCCCTGAGCAACAGCCCAACGCGGGGCGGCCTGATATAATGCCATCGCTGACATAGAGGTCACCGCGCCGCAAAGAAAACGACGACGTGACGAATCCTGGTTTTTCATGACTATTTCCGGTTAAAAATGTAATGTCCGCCTGCATGCAATGCAGGAGGTGCTTAACTGTAATTAACTTAACCGGATAGGTGGCTTGAAGGGCGGACCACCATGAGCAGTCAGCGGTTCTGATATGGTGTTAATGGTATCACTCACCACAACTGCTGCGGTGAAGTGCGTAAAGTGAGACAGCACGAACAGGCTACCGTGGCACATAGAGACATCACAATGACACTCGTGTTTACAGCAGTCTTCCTGAGTCATACCAGACATCATTGCATCAGACTTTGAATGGTCCTGCATGTGGCCGGTCATATTCATTTCCACAGATTGCATTGCATGGTGCCGCGCAGCATCGTGCACAGTCCCTTGTGCGTTCATTGTGAACACACCAAGCAGACAAACCATTAAAAATGCAGTGAAGACTTTCATCAGAGAAATAAATTGTTCCTGTTCATTTACCTTTTCAGAATATAACGGTCGCCGGATGCTATGCAAGAGCAGACACGCAATCATGCGACTCTGTTGCCTGATTTCACGGCAGGCAGCTTCATGCTAAAGTTTAATGTTTAAAAATTGTTAATGTGTGGTAAATTTAAGTTGTTGATAACCAAAAACGGGAAGTCCGCTATGAACCACCGTATTGATAAAATGAAAAACTATCTGAAAGATTGTGTGTCCGATCCGGTACTGTATTGTTTTGCTGCGGGTCTGATGATGTTGCTTATTGTGGAAAACAATCTGGTGATCAATCTTTAAAGCCTCAGACTTTTTCTTTCATATCCGTTGAAGTCAGTTTTCTCAGTGAGGGGAATTGCCAGATTCCCCATCCAACCACACCAAAAGCTGTGATTGCTCCAATCAATGCAGCGCCGGCGGGTCCTGCTGCGGCAGCTACTGTTCCCGCTCTGAAATCCCCCAGTTGATTTGATGACGCGATGAAGATGGCATTCAGCGCGCCCACACGCCCCCGTAGTGCATCCGGTGTATTATGCTGAATAACGGAGCCGCGGATAACTACGCTGAACATATCTGATGCACCGTAAATGAATAAGCATGCGCAGGCTATCAAGATACTGGTCGTCTGCGAAAATACGAGTACCGAGCAGGCAAAGACAAACAGGGCAGTGAATAGTGTATAACCGGCGTGGCGGAAGTCGGTTTTAAATTTCGACAGATAAATGCCGATGAGTACCGCGCCGATGGCGGGCATGGCCCTCAGCATACCCAGTCCTTGCGGACCTGTGTGCAGAATGTCCGCGGCATAAACGGGTAACAATGCCACGACGGAACCGCCCAGCACGATGAGTAAATCCAGCGACAAACTACCCAGTACGATGGGATTTCGCTGCATGAAATGTACGCCTTCCCACAAGGCTTTTTTACTACGTTGTCCTCCGGTATTAGCAGGACCAATCGGGGGCAGAAACAAGAAACAGATGCTGATCACAAAGCAAATTACGCATACTGTCCAGTACACTTTGAAGTCCATTAACGCTATCAGCAGGCCGGCGACGAAGGGACCGGCGGTTAGTGCCAGATTCCACACGGTGCTGGTAATCGCGATGGCTGCGCCAAGCCGGTCGGGGGGCACCAGGTTGGGCACAATGGCCTGCATGGACGGAGATATAAACGCTTTGACGGTGCCGAGTGCCATTAATAACGACAGTAAAACCCACTTATTGAAGTTACCGTCGTGCATCTCAAAGGCGATACAAAGAATGATACCCAGCCAGCAAACGGCCCCGGTTTGCAGTACCTTCTTACGGGACATATGGTCGGCAACCCAGCCGGTAAGGATAAAGAAAACATACACCGGGACGATTTGAAATAATCCTACCAGCGCCAGGTCGAAGGGATCTTTTGTGGCCTGATATAAATGCCAGCCAACAGCAGTGCCTAATATGGAGTCTATGACACTG encodes the following:
- a CDS encoding 4-oxalomesaconate tautomerase, which translates into the protein MKAIPCHLMRGGTSKGLYFLASSLPEDTVLRDQVLLAAMGSPDDRQIDGVGGAHPLTSKVAVVSPSTRDDADVDYLFLQVVVDKAVVSDGQNCGNILAGVGPFAIEQGLIDAQEGTTSVRIHMVNTGGLAVAQVEVKDGAPVYEGDARIDGVPGTAAPVLIDFLDVAGASCGALFPTGNAKDVIDGVEVTCIDNGMPVVLLNAADFGLTGDESPAEIEKNTGVKERIESIRLKAGRQMNLGDVSDKTVPKMSLISAPVRGGLLNTRTFIPHRVHDAIGVLGSVSVATACVVDGSIAYGYLKGCSDYSRLEIEHPTGSFTVAMDVEGSGSLSTLKINRSALLRTARLLMRGEVLVADSAFSAPGKQ
- a CDS encoding amidohydrolase family protein, whose amino-acid sequence is MIIDCHGHYTTAPEPLQLFRDAQLAAFKAGKALPEVPHISDEQIQESIEKNQLRLLIERGSDMTIFSPRASAMAHHLGDEAVSKQWTSACNDLIKRVVDLYPKQFIGVCQLPQSPGVPIKNSVDELERCVNELGFVGCNLNPDPSGGHWTSKPLTDESWYPFYEKMVELDVPAMIHVSGSCNANFHATGAHYMNADTTAFMQFLQGNLFKEFPDLRFIIPHGGGAVPYHWGRYRGLADMLEQPPLREHVMKNVYFDTCVYHQPGIDLLFDVIDLDNILFGSEMIGAVRGIDPETGYYFDDTKRYVDALDLTEEQRTQVYSGNARRVYPRLDAKLKSMGL
- a CDS encoding patatin-like phospholipase family protein → MKPLKINLALQGGGAHGAFTWGVLIRLLEEEWLEFDGISGTSAGAMNAVMLAEGWRKDGRRGAATQLDAFWEAIADKGIQMPMPKILEQSLNKWWMSMFQHFSPYDINTMDINPLRDVLDEITDFKALQHHSPFRLFIAATEVTTGKLELFNEQELTVSHVLASACLPNVYKAVTINNKHYWDGGYAANPAIFPLIHSCDAQDVLIVLLQPLQRGALPVRTEEISDRISELTFHCAFLREMRSILDIKTSSQRWGWVSGDFEKRIRATRTHIIENSELMSALDQMSKYDNSRAFLLELKEEGIKTAEQWLETSTGDLGKRDSCDLPGLFG
- a CDS encoding alkaline phosphatase PhoX, which produces MITRRQFTFGLAALSAGSSAFGGLANAATQHAAGGLRAATGFGPLKPDPASLLDLPEGFTYKVISALGQAMSDGLNVPDKADGMGCFKLDEQRVALVRNHELTPKDRILQPASVASHKTANAYDTAPDGNALPGGTTTMVYNLITGETESQHVSLCGTIRNCSGGITPWGSWLTCEESIDKPSAYNSKDHGWVFEVPSTAQTLVSPQPLKAMGRFNHEAAAVDPRTGIVYMTEDRGDSLFYRFIPDVPGDLIKGGRLQALAIKASPGYDSRNWVNPAMPLQQWLDASWIDLTDPESPEDDLRKRGYADGAALFARGEGIHWGDGELYFCCTNGGKKQLGQIMRYQPSASEGTEHEAAKPGRLQLFLESTDKSLFNFGDNLTVAPFGDLIVCEDQYTEVVDNHLRGVTPDGSVYPFARLHDQTELAGACFSPDGSTLFVNLYSPARTVAITGPWSARS
- a CDS encoding M14 family zinc carboxypeptidase, with the protein product MTLRHLFTISALTASLCFSAGKAIASTPQQTDSFEMWPGAQYSPSIPTVKSVLGYNTGERITTHSDMLTYFKALAEAAPERVHLVEYAESWEGRALIYVAIGSPEHIKDLEQFAANMNRLADPRKTSRDEANKLIASLPSSVWLQHGVHGNEISSTDAAMMTAYHLLAAQNDPLTAKVLKNTLVFIDPLQNPDGRTRFTHNYYSSTGLQDSDDRLSVDQNEPWPRGRSNHYLFDMNRDWLAITQPETLGRVNALNHFKPTVVIDLHEMGSDSTYFFVPAASPINPHMQQAQLDNNDLIGRNNGKHFDRMGFDYFTREVYDAFYPGYGDSWPTFYGASAATYEVASTRGMTFRNKDGKVNHYRDPVQKHFVASLSTLEAAADNREKILNDFYQYQVNAIEAGKKDDERTFIIPATTDRAGSHRLATLMATHGVEVKQAGESFKACGTRYNKGAYIIDTAQPRGRFVKTTFTRQVDMAESFIKEQERRRARKLDDEIYDVTAWSLPLLFNVKTDSCDDGLSVKGSYVTPDMPLKGNVDKPDASVAWLVPWGDAAAGRFLTAALQQGIHLKSADEAFTLDDKRRFPAGTLIIEVKANGEGTSEKIAALAAQTGALVTGTDSSWVTDGPSFGSRSTPVMSAPNIAMAWDSPTSSLSAGSTRFVIERQFNYPVTAIRTDMLASRNLNHYQVIILPAGWYDGALGQRGAENLKSWVKQGGVLITFAQATAFAASPDNGLLDADLEYSFNDKTVEADEQADHRGHVAGSHITDKSQLIRRIENDQRSPDYVAGILAKVEVDQEHWLTAGVKPEVVSLVTGNTIFAPMKLDAGKNVAWYKGADELLASGYLWDENREQLAYKPFLMVQPSGEGMVIGFTQDPSSRAYMDGLNVMLLNAIFRGAAHASPRR